A single genomic interval of Nocardioides nitrophenolicus harbors:
- the gabT gene encoding 4-aminobutyrate--2-oxoglutarate transaminase has translation MTDTASAPTSGGPGITQERRLVTAIPGPRSQELAARKAKAVASGVAVGLPVQVVAAGGGILVDADGNQLIDLGSGIAVTTVGNSAPRVVEAVTRQVAEFTHTCFMVTPYEGYVAVAEKLNELTPGTHEKRSALFNAGAEAVENAVKIARSATGKQAVVVFDHAYHGRTNLTMAMTAKNMPYKSGFGPFASEVYRAPLSYPFRDGGLDGAEAARKAIDVIEKQVGANNLAAIVIEPIQGEGGFIVPAEGFLPTLVAWCRDNGVVFVADEVQTGFARTGELFACDHEGVVPDLIVTAKGIAGGLPLAAVTGRAELMDAAHAGGLGGTYGGNPLACAAALAVFETIEAEGLVDRARTIGKTMTERLAALQESDPRIGEVRGRGAMIAVELVKPGTIEPDADLTKKVAAAANAKGLVVLTCGTYGNVLRFLPPLSMPDHLLDEALDLLTEVFQES, from the coding sequence ATGACCGACACCGCCTCCGCGCCCACCTCCGGCGGCCCTGGCATCACCCAGGAGCGCCGCCTCGTCACCGCGATCCCCGGCCCCCGCTCGCAGGAGCTCGCGGCCCGCAAGGCCAAGGCGGTCGCGTCCGGCGTCGCCGTCGGCCTGCCCGTCCAGGTCGTCGCCGCCGGCGGCGGCATCCTGGTCGACGCCGACGGCAACCAGCTGATCGACCTCGGCTCCGGCATCGCCGTGACGACCGTCGGCAACAGCGCCCCGCGCGTCGTCGAGGCGGTCACCCGCCAGGTCGCCGAGTTCACCCACACCTGCTTCATGGTCACCCCCTACGAGGGCTACGTCGCGGTCGCGGAGAAGCTCAACGAGCTCACGCCCGGCACCCACGAGAAGCGCTCCGCGCTGTTCAACGCCGGGGCCGAGGCCGTCGAGAACGCCGTCAAGATCGCGCGCTCCGCCACCGGCAAGCAGGCCGTGGTCGTCTTCGACCACGCCTACCACGGCCGCACCAACCTCACGATGGCGATGACGGCGAAGAACATGCCGTACAAGAGCGGGTTCGGTCCGTTCGCCTCCGAGGTCTACCGCGCCCCGCTGTCCTACCCCTTCCGCGACGGCGGGCTCGACGGTGCCGAGGCGGCCCGCAAGGCCATCGACGTCATCGAGAAGCAGGTCGGCGCCAACAACCTGGCCGCGATCGTGATCGAGCCCATCCAGGGCGAGGGCGGCTTCATCGTCCCGGCCGAGGGCTTCCTCCCGACCCTGGTCGCCTGGTGCCGCGACAACGGCGTCGTCTTCGTCGCCGACGAGGTGCAGACCGGCTTCGCGCGCACCGGCGAGCTGTTCGCCTGTGACCACGAGGGCGTCGTCCCCGACCTGATCGTGACCGCCAAGGGCATCGCCGGCGGCCTCCCGCTCGCGGCCGTCACCGGCCGCGCCGAGCTGATGGACGCCGCCCACGCCGGCGGCCTCGGGGGCACCTACGGCGGCAACCCACTCGCCTGCGCCGCCGCGCTCGCCGTCTTCGAGACGATCGAGGCCGAGGGGCTGGTCGACCGCGCCCGCACCATCGGCAAGACGATGACCGAGCGGCTCGCCGCGCTGCAGGAGAGCGACCCGCGCATCGGCGAGGTCCGCGGCCGCGGCGCGATGATCGCCGTCGAGCTGGTCAAGCCGGGCACCATCGAGCCCGACGCCGACCTCACCAAGAAGGTCGCCGCCGCCGCCAACGCCAAGGGCCTGGTCGTGCTGACCTGCGGCACCTACGGCAACGTGCTGCGCTTCCTGCCGCCCCTGTCGATGCCCGACCACCTGCTCGACGAGGCGCTCGACCTCCTCACGGAAGTCTTCCAGGAGAGCTGA
- a CDS encoding Glu/Leu/Phe/Val family dehydrogenase: protein MTALQEPVATATGPLNDARTQLREATTLLGYDEGLHQMLATPRREVTVSIPLRRDDGSTELFVGHRVQHNFSRGPAKGGLRYSPDVDLDEVRALAMWMTWKCALLDVPYGGAKGGVRIDPRQYSAAELERVTRRYTSEISPLIGPERDIPAPDIGTDEKTMAWLMDTYSVQQGHTVLGVTTGKPISLGGSRGRATATSRGVVHVALAALRSRGISPDGATASVQGFGKVGRYAARFLAEAGTRVLAVSDQYGAVFAAAGLDIVALEQHVDATGSVVGFPGADPITNDDVLEAEVDLLVPAAVEGVLRADNAGRVRAKVVVEGANGPTTPEADRILQEADRLVVPDILANAGGVIVSYFEWVQANQAYWWSENEVEDRLAERMLAAWDSVNAAATRLDVPLRTAATCLAVERVAQAHQLRGLYP from the coding sequence ATGACCGCGCTCCAGGAGCCCGTCGCCACGGCGACCGGGCCGCTGAACGACGCCCGCACGCAGCTGCGGGAGGCCACCACGCTGCTCGGCTACGACGAGGGCCTGCACCAGATGCTCGCCACCCCGCGCCGCGAGGTGACCGTCAGCATCCCGCTGCGCCGCGACGACGGCAGCACCGAGCTGTTCGTGGGCCACCGGGTCCAGCACAACTTCTCGCGTGGCCCGGCCAAGGGCGGGCTGCGCTACTCCCCCGACGTCGACCTCGACGAGGTGCGCGCGCTGGCGATGTGGATGACCTGGAAGTGCGCGCTGCTCGACGTGCCGTACGGCGGCGCGAAGGGCGGGGTCCGGATCGACCCGCGCCAGTACTCGGCCGCCGAGCTGGAGCGGGTCACCCGCCGCTACACCTCCGAGATCAGCCCGCTGATCGGGCCCGAGCGCGACATCCCGGCCCCCGACATCGGGACCGACGAGAAGACGATGGCCTGGCTGATGGACACCTACTCCGTCCAGCAGGGCCACACCGTCCTCGGCGTGACCACCGGCAAGCCGATCAGCCTCGGCGGCTCGCGCGGCCGGGCCACCGCCACCTCGCGCGGTGTCGTCCACGTCGCCCTGGCGGCGCTGCGCTCGCGCGGCATCTCGCCGGACGGGGCCACGGCGTCGGTGCAGGGCTTCGGCAAGGTGGGCCGGTACGCCGCCCGCTTCCTCGCCGAGGCCGGCACCCGGGTGCTCGCGGTGTCCGACCAGTACGGCGCGGTGTTCGCCGCCGCCGGCCTCGACATCGTCGCCCTGGAACAGCACGTCGACGCGACCGGCTCGGTCGTCGGGTTCCCCGGCGCCGACCCGATCACCAACGACGACGTGCTGGAGGCCGAGGTCGACCTGCTCGTCCCCGCCGCCGTCGAGGGCGTGCTGCGTGCCGACAACGCCGGCCGGGTGCGCGCGAAGGTCGTCGTCGAGGGCGCCAACGGCCCGACCACGCCCGAGGCCGACCGGATCCTGCAGGAGGCCGACCGGCTCGTCGTACCGGACATCCTGGCCAACGCCGGGGGCGTGATCGTGTCCTACTTCGAGTGGGTCCAGGCCAACCAGGCCTACTGGTGGAGCGAGAACGAGGTCGAGGACCGGCTGGCCGAGCGGATGCTGGCGGCCTGGGACTCGGTCAACGCCGCCGCCACCCGGCTCGACGTCCCGCTGCGCACGGCGGCGACCTGCCTCGCCGTCGAGCGCGTGGCCCAGGCGCACCAGCTGCGCGGCCTCTACCCGTGA
- a CDS encoding NAD-dependent succinate-semialdehyde dehydrogenase, whose amino-acid sequence MTNTFEVHDPATGAVIDTVADGTVADATAAVDAAAAAFPAWAATPARARAEILRRCYDLMIRDADLLTGLIAAENGKSVADARAEVTYAAEFFRWFSEEAVRGEGTYSDAPNGGVKTLVTHVPVGVAALVTPWNFPAAMATRKIAPALAAGCTVVVKPAAETPLTALAVARILLEAGVPEGVVNVVPTTDAAGVVTAWLEDARVRKVSFTGSTGVGRMLLRQAAGRVLNSSMELGGNAPFVITADADLDAAVAGAMIAKFRGGGQACTAANRFYVHADVADAFVEKFGAAVAALKVGPSADADNQIGPVISEKALTGIAKLVDAAVADGAKVAVQGSVPAEGWFFPPTVLVDVPFGAPILSEEIFGPVAPIVTWTDEAELLASVNDTEFGLAAYVYAGRLQDALRLGEQIEAGMVGINRGIVSDPAAPFGGVKQSGIGREGAHEGIREYQETRYYSVDWS is encoded by the coding sequence ATGACGAACACCTTCGAGGTCCACGACCCCGCCACCGGCGCGGTCATCGACACCGTCGCCGACGGCACCGTCGCCGACGCGACCGCCGCGGTCGACGCGGCCGCCGCCGCCTTCCCGGCCTGGGCTGCCACGCCGGCCCGGGCCCGCGCGGAGATCCTGCGGCGCTGCTACGACCTGATGATCCGCGACGCGGACCTGCTCACCGGCCTGATCGCCGCGGAGAACGGCAAGTCCGTCGCGGACGCGCGGGCCGAGGTCACCTACGCCGCGGAGTTCTTCCGCTGGTTCTCCGAGGAGGCCGTGCGCGGCGAGGGCACCTACAGCGACGCCCCCAACGGCGGCGTGAAGACGCTCGTGACGCACGTCCCCGTGGGCGTGGCCGCGCTCGTCACGCCGTGGAACTTCCCGGCCGCGATGGCCACCCGCAAGATCGCGCCCGCGCTGGCGGCGGGTTGCACCGTCGTCGTCAAGCCCGCCGCGGAGACGCCGCTGACCGCGCTCGCCGTGGCCCGCATCCTGCTCGAGGCCGGCGTGCCCGAGGGCGTCGTCAACGTCGTCCCGACCACCGACGCCGCCGGGGTCGTCACCGCCTGGCTCGAGGACGCCCGGGTCCGCAAGGTCAGCTTCACCGGCTCGACCGGCGTCGGCCGGATGCTGCTGCGCCAGGCCGCCGGCCGGGTGCTCAACTCCAGCATGGAGCTCGGCGGCAACGCGCCGTTCGTGATCACCGCCGACGCCGACCTCGACGCGGCCGTCGCCGGCGCGATGATCGCGAAGTTCCGTGGCGGCGGCCAGGCCTGCACCGCGGCCAACCGCTTCTACGTGCACGCCGACGTGGCGGACGCCTTCGTCGAGAAGTTCGGCGCCGCTGTCGCCGCGCTCAAGGTCGGCCCGTCCGCCGACGCCGACAACCAGATCGGCCCGGTGATCAGCGAGAAGGCGCTCACCGGCATCGCCAAGCTGGTCGACGCCGCGGTCGCCGACGGCGCGAAGGTCGCCGTGCAGGGCTCGGTCCCGGCGGAGGGCTGGTTCTTCCCGCCAACCGTGCTCGTCGACGTACCGTTCGGCGCGCCGATCCTGTCCGAGGAGATCTTCGGGCCGGTCGCGCCGATCGTCACCTGGACCGACGAGGCCGAGCTGCTCGCGTCGGTCAACGACACCGAGTTCGGGCTGGCGGCGTACGTGTACGCCGGGCGGCTGCAGGACGCGCTGCGCCTCGGCGAGCAGATCGAGGCCGGCATGGTCGGCATCAACCGCGGCATCGTCTCCGACCCGGCCGCGCCGTTCGGCGGGGTCAAGCAGAGCGGCATCGGCCGCGAGGGTGCGCACGAGGGCATCCGCGAGTACCAGGAGACGCGCTACTACAGCGTCGACTGGAGCTGA
- a CDS encoding VOC family protein, which produces MTTVRQIQVTFDCAAPDRVARFWCDVLGYELAPGAEGETAWSACVDPTGAGPRFYFQRVPEGKVAKNRVHVDVRAGTGLVGAARLAVLEAERDRLVALGATCVEVLAADEENECCIVMQDVEGNEFCLD; this is translated from the coding sequence ATGACGACCGTCCGCCAGATCCAGGTCACCTTCGACTGCGCCGCTCCCGACCGCGTCGCCCGCTTCTGGTGCGACGTCCTGGGCTACGAGCTCGCGCCCGGTGCCGAGGGGGAGACGGCGTGGTCGGCGTGCGTCGACCCGACGGGTGCCGGGCCGCGCTTCTACTTCCAGCGGGTGCCGGAGGGCAAGGTCGCCAAGAACCGCGTGCACGTCGACGTACGCGCGGGGACCGGGCTCGTCGGCGCCGCCCGCCTCGCCGTGCTCGAGGCCGAGCGCGACCGGCTGGTCGCCCTCGGGGCGACGTGCGTGGAGGTGCTGGCGGCCGACGAGGAGAACGAGTGCTGCATCGTGATGCAGGACGTCGAGGGCAACGAGTTCTGCCTCGATTGA
- a CDS encoding RNA polymerase subunit sigma-70, with product MTTYDDPGFAAAVEPFRGELTAHCYRMLGSVQDAEDVVQETYLRAWRARDQYDEQRASLRTWLYRIATNAGLTALRGRGRRPLPSGLVPETDPRSPFELGEVPWLQPIPSARVPDADPASLRLAFVAALQHLSPRQRAVLVLRDVLDFSAAETADVLDTTVVSVNSALLRARSAMSRADADRTREPDEAERRVWIDRYTAAFVAADVEALKRLLAADVVMEMPPMTNWFTGPEKYGVFMDWVYTANGTDWRTLPVEVNGGRGFAAYVRKDDGRYHRHTLQVLAFSPTGEGVTRNSVFVEADVLDAFGLPSTVAR from the coding sequence GTGACGACGTACGACGACCCCGGGTTCGCCGCCGCGGTGGAGCCCTTCCGCGGCGAGCTCACCGCCCACTGCTACCGGATGCTCGGCTCGGTGCAGGACGCCGAGGACGTCGTCCAGGAGACCTACCTGCGGGCCTGGCGCGCCCGCGACCAGTACGACGAGCAGCGCGCCTCGCTGCGCACCTGGCTCTACCGCATCGCCACCAACGCCGGGCTCACCGCGCTCCGGGGCAGGGGCCGGCGTCCGCTGCCGTCGGGGCTGGTGCCGGAGACGGACCCGCGCAGCCCGTTCGAGCTGGGGGAGGTGCCGTGGCTGCAGCCGATCCCGAGCGCGCGCGTGCCCGACGCGGACCCGGCGAGCCTGCGGCTGGCGTTCGTGGCGGCGCTGCAGCACCTCTCGCCGCGCCAACGGGCGGTGCTGGTGCTGCGCGACGTCCTCGACTTCTCGGCGGCAGAGACGGCCGATGTGCTCGACACCACGGTGGTCTCGGTCAACAGCGCGCTGCTGCGCGCCCGGTCCGCCATGAGCAGGGCCGATGCCGATCGCACCCGGGAGCCCGACGAGGCCGAGCGCCGGGTCTGGATCGACCGCTACACCGCGGCCTTCGTCGCCGCCGACGTCGAGGCGCTCAAGCGGCTGCTCGCCGCGGACGTGGTGATGGAGATGCCGCCGATGACCAACTGGTTCACCGGACCCGAGAAGTACGGCGTGTTCATGGACTGGGTCTACACGGCCAACGGCACCGACTGGCGCACCCTCCCGGTCGAGGTCAACGGCGGGCGCGGCTTCGCGGCGTACGTCCGCAAGGACGACGGACGCTACCACCGGCACACGCTCCAGGTGCTCGCGTTCTCGCCCACAGGAGAAGGCGTCACGCGCAACTCGGTGTTCGTCGAGGCCGACGTCCTCGATGCGTTCGGGCTGCCGTCTACCGTGGCGAGATGA
- a CDS encoding SgcJ/EcaC family oxidoreductase: MTTTEIDAVLAETYQAWTDNDADAFVRHYTEDATAVLPGSLRAGRTAIRDAMAASFAGPLAGSTTVDRRRSLRFVGADVAIAVHESGIRLAGESELPEGRTVVATWVFARRDGRWMIAAYHNCPA, encoded by the coding sequence ATGACCACCACCGAGATCGACGCGGTCCTCGCCGAGACCTACCAGGCCTGGACCGACAACGACGCGGACGCCTTCGTCCGGCACTACACCGAGGACGCGACCGCCGTCCTGCCCGGCTCCCTGCGCGCCGGCCGGACGGCGATCCGCGACGCCATGGCCGCGAGCTTCGCCGGCCCCCTCGCCGGCAGTACGACGGTCGACCGGCGGCGGAGCCTGCGCTTCGTCGGCGCGGACGTCGCGATTGCCGTCCACGAGAGCGGGATCCGGCTCGCGGGGGAGAGCGAGCTGCCGGAGGGCCGCACGGTCGTGGCCACCTGGGTCTTCGCCCGGCGCGATGGGAGGTGGATGATCGCGGCGTACCACAACTGCCCGGCGTGA
- the serA gene encoding phosphoglycerate dehydrogenase, protein MKALLLENIHPAAVETLEARGYDVELRAGSLSEDELIAALSDGVQLLGIRSNTTVTKRVLDESPDLLAIGCFCIGTNQVDLATAAEKGIGVFNAPYSNTRSVVELVIAEIISLARRLPEKTQRMHEGTWDKSAKGSHEVRGRTLGIVGYGNIGTQLSTVAEALGLNVVFYDTADRPAHGTARRVRSLRELLEIADVVSLHVDGRPGNAGFFGADEFAAMKPRALFINASRGMVVDYEALRDNLLSGHIAGAAVDVFPAEPKAQGDPFDSVLRGLDNVILTPHIGGSTQEAQEEIGWFVAEKLARFALEGSTALSVNLPAVLPSELPPGRRIGLLHRNLPGVLAELNATFAAAGDNVVDQHLATKDGLGYVVTDAAAPLSAEAVEALSKAEYCMWVRTW, encoded by the coding sequence GTGAAGGCGCTCCTGCTCGAGAACATCCACCCGGCCGCCGTCGAGACCCTCGAGGCCCGCGGCTACGACGTCGAGCTGCGAGCCGGCTCCCTGTCCGAGGACGAGCTGATCGCGGCCCTCTCCGACGGCGTCCAGCTGCTGGGGATCCGGTCCAACACGACCGTGACCAAGCGGGTGCTGGACGAGTCGCCCGACCTGCTGGCGATCGGCTGCTTCTGCATCGGCACCAACCAGGTCGACCTGGCGACGGCCGCGGAGAAGGGGATCGGCGTGTTCAACGCGCCGTACTCCAACACCCGCAGCGTGGTCGAGCTCGTCATCGCCGAGATCATCTCGCTCGCGCGCCGGCTGCCGGAGAAGACGCAGCGGATGCACGAGGGGACCTGGGACAAGTCGGCGAAGGGCAGTCACGAGGTTCGGGGGCGCACGCTCGGCATCGTCGGGTACGGCAACATCGGCACCCAGCTCTCCACCGTCGCCGAGGCGCTCGGCCTCAACGTGGTCTTCTACGACACCGCCGACCGCCCCGCCCACGGCACCGCCCGCCGGGTCCGGTCGCTGCGCGAGCTGCTCGAGATCGCCGACGTCGTCAGCCTCCACGTCGACGGCCGCCCCGGCAACGCCGGCTTCTTCGGGGCCGACGAGTTCGCCGCGATGAAGCCCCGCGCCCTGTTCATCAACGCCTCGCGTGGCATGGTCGTCGACTACGAGGCGCTGCGCGACAACCTGCTCTCCGGCCACATCGCCGGCGCCGCCGTCGATGTCTTCCCCGCCGAGCCCAAGGCCCAGGGCGACCCCTTCGACTCCGTCCTGCGCGGGCTCGACAACGTCATCCTCACCCCCCACATCGGCGGCTCGACCCAGGAGGCCCAGGAGGAGATCGGCTGGTTCGTCGCCGAGAAGCTCGCCCGGTTCGCCCTCGAGGGCTCCACCGCGCTCTCGGTCAACCTGCCCGCCGTCCTCCCCTCGGAGCTGCCGCCCGGCCGCCGGATCGGCCTGCTCCACCGCAACCTCCCCGGCGTCCTCGCCGAGCTCAACGCGACCTTCGCCGCCGCCGGCGACAACGTCGTCGACCAGCACCTCGCCACCAAGGACGGGCTCGGGTACGTCGTCACCGACGCCGCCGCGCCGCTGTCGGCCGAGGCGGTCGAGGCGCTGAGCAAGGCGGAGTACTGCATGTGGGTGCGCACCTGGTGA
- a CDS encoding IS30 family transposase → MTDGWSSARAAREVGVNERTARDWRRGITKTSNTRTYPDGTVVDYASGTRYQKAMTPAARAEVAISERYLSLDDRLAIADGLVNKHTLTAIAAGIGKNVSTVSREVARHRIEGIYLPHQAHRDAAATRARPKPSKLVTNTRLRAEVEHGLERKLSPEQISNRLRLDHPDDESMRVSHETIYQALYFQARGGLKREVQTALRSGRTRRKPHRQPGQRTQRFVDPMVMISDRPAEVEDRAVPGHWEGDLIMGAGNQSAIGTLVERATRYTMLLHLPEGHNAEQVRDALVATIATLPAHLRGSLTWDQGCELARHKEIKTATDLQVYFCDPASPWQRGTNENTNGLLRQYFPKGTDLSVHGPEDLEHVAQELNGRPRKTLDWETPAERLHDLLTT, encoded by the coding sequence ATCACCGACGGCTGGTCCTCAGCACGCGCCGCTCGCGAGGTCGGAGTCAACGAGCGCACCGCACGCGACTGGCGACGCGGGATCACCAAGACCAGCAACACGCGGACCTATCCCGACGGCACGGTCGTGGACTACGCCAGCGGCACCCGCTATCAGAAGGCTATGACGCCAGCTGCACGCGCCGAGGTCGCCATCAGTGAGCGGTACCTCTCCCTCGATGACCGGTTGGCGATCGCGGACGGCCTGGTCAACAAACACACACTGACCGCGATCGCGGCCGGGATCGGGAAGAACGTCTCGACCGTGTCACGTGAGGTCGCCCGACACCGTATCGAAGGCATCTACTTACCCCACCAGGCACACCGCGACGCCGCGGCCACGCGTGCCCGCCCCAAGCCGTCGAAGCTGGTCACCAACACCCGACTGCGTGCCGAGGTCGAGCACGGGCTGGAACGAAAGTTGTCGCCCGAGCAGATCTCGAACAGGCTCAGACTCGATCACCCCGACGACGAGAGCATGCGCGTGAGCCACGAGACGATCTACCAGGCGCTGTACTTCCAGGCCCGTGGCGGGCTCAAGCGCGAGGTCCAGACCGCGTTGCGCAGTGGCAGGACCCGCCGCAAACCGCACCGCCAGCCCGGGCAACGAACCCAGCGTTTCGTCGATCCCATGGTGATGATCAGCGACCGGCCGGCCGAGGTCGAGGACCGGGCCGTGCCCGGGCACTGGGAAGGCGACCTGATCATGGGCGCCGGCAACCAGTCAGCGATCGGGACCTTGGTCGAGCGTGCGACCCGGTACACGATGTTGCTGCACCTGCCCGAGGGGCACAACGCAGAACAGGTCCGTGACGCGCTGGTCGCGACCATCGCGACCCTGCCCGCACACCTGCGTGGGTCGTTGACCTGGGACCAGGGCTGCGAGCTGGCGCGGCACAAGGAGATCAAGACCGCGACCGATCTGCAGGTCTACTTCTGCGACCCGGCATCACCGTGGCAGCGCGGCACCAATGAGAACACCAACGGGCTGCTGCGCCAGTACTTCCCCAAGGGCACCGACCTGTCCGTCCACGGTCCAGAAGACCTCGAACACGTCGCCCAGGAACTCAACGGCCGGCCACGCAAAACGCTCGACTGGGAAACCCCAGCCGAGCGCCTGCATGATCTACTCACCACCTAG
- the speB gene encoding agmatinase yields the protein MTVGPVDATRIPRYAGDTTFARLPRLSDVEDADTVIWGVPFDGGVSYRPGARFGPNHIRQSSRLLRPYNPAQDSEPFARAQVADAGDLGANPFSLDEAIASIEAGARDLSGTSRTLLTIGGDHTIALPLLRVQAERHGPIAVLHFDAHLDTWDTYFGAPYTHGTPFRRASEEGLIDFTHAMHMGIRGPLYSRLDLDESEELGFSAVHARDFVRSPIDDIINRMRDRLGDRPVYVSLDIDVLDPAFAPGTGTPEAGGLSSAQLLEVLRGLDGLNVVGADIVEVSPAYDHAEITGIAAAHVAYELLSVLPGRPA from the coding sequence ATGACCGTCGGACCCGTCGACGCGACCCGGATCCCGCGCTACGCGGGCGACACCACCTTCGCCCGGCTGCCGCGGCTGAGCGACGTCGAGGACGCCGACACCGTGATCTGGGGCGTGCCCTTCGACGGCGGGGTCTCCTACCGCCCCGGCGCGCGCTTCGGCCCCAACCACATCCGCCAGTCCTCGAGACTGCTGCGCCCCTACAACCCGGCCCAGGACAGCGAGCCCTTCGCCCGCGCCCAGGTCGCCGACGCCGGCGATCTCGGCGCCAACCCGTTCTCCCTCGACGAGGCGATCGCCTCCATCGAGGCCGGTGCCCGCGACCTGTCCGGCACCTCCCGCACCCTGCTCACCATCGGCGGCGACCACACCATCGCCCTCCCGCTGCTGCGGGTGCAGGCCGAGCGGCACGGCCCGATCGCCGTGCTCCACTTCGACGCCCACCTCGACACCTGGGACACCTACTTCGGCGCTCCCTACACCCACGGCACCCCCTTCCGGCGCGCGTCCGAGGAGGGCCTGATCGACTTCACCCACGCCATGCACATGGGCATCCGCGGTCCGCTCTACAGCAGGCTCGACCTCGACGAGTCCGAGGAGCTCGGCTTCTCCGCCGTCCACGCGCGCGACTTCGTGCGCTCGCCCATCGACGACATCATCAACCGGATGCGCGATCGTCTCGGCGACCGCCCCGTCTACGTCTCGCTCGACATCGACGTCCTCGACCCCGCCTTCGCGCCCGGCACCGGCACCCCCGAGGCCGGTGGCCTCTCCAGCGCCCAGCTGCTGGAGGTGCTCCGCGGCCTCGACGGGCTCAACGTCGTCGGGGCCGACATCGTCGAGGTGTCGCCGGCGTACGACCACGCGGAGATCACCGGCATCGCGGCCGCGCACGTCGCCTACGAGCTGCTGTCGGTGCTGCCGGGCCGGCCCGCCTGA
- a CDS encoding flavin monoamine oxidase family protein: MNPPQYDVVVIGAGFAGLTAARELGAAGQRVLVLEARDRIGGSTWYRTDLLGGVGLEMGGTWIVPQQTHVWAEVERYGVPIQDSVLPDRMTWSDHGKVLDTLLPCTPAEYGELEHAVRQLLAAGDRLDYTRPLSEQDLADLDVPIEEWADSVGMKGNARELLISWFCGCANAHESIGSALDIIRWCASMDNSLWGMVQASVLGYTFTEGTRSLADAIRADLAGELLLSSPVRSVVQDDAGVTVTYDGGVATAGRVLVTVPIGVLKDIAWEPALPADKLAASQENHAGQGQKVWALATGVPDDISGYGWGTSFDYVGAMHDSPQGTVLVCFAPEHDRVDASDLADVQRAVREYAPDAVVVDAASHDWVHDEFSYGTWATFRAGQFAKYEQALARPEGRVHFTGSHTATRWRAFIDGAIESGKRGANEIIESQGGAA, from the coding sequence ATGAACCCACCGCAGTACGACGTCGTCGTGATCGGAGCCGGGTTCGCCGGCCTGACCGCCGCCCGCGAGCTCGGCGCGGCCGGGCAGCGCGTGCTCGTCCTCGAGGCCCGCGACCGGATCGGCGGCTCCACCTGGTACCGCACCGACCTGCTCGGCGGCGTCGGCCTGGAGATGGGCGGCACCTGGATCGTCCCCCAGCAGACCCACGTCTGGGCCGAGGTGGAGCGCTACGGCGTGCCCATCCAGGACTCGGTGCTGCCGGACCGGATGACCTGGTCGGACCACGGCAAGGTGCTCGACACCCTGCTGCCGTGCACGCCCGCGGAGTACGGCGAGCTGGAGCACGCCGTACGCCAGCTGCTCGCCGCCGGCGACCGCCTCGACTACACCCGGCCGCTGTCCGAGCAGGACCTCGCCGACCTCGACGTGCCGATCGAGGAGTGGGCCGACAGCGTCGGGATGAAGGGCAACGCCCGCGAGCTGCTGATCTCGTGGTTCTGCGGGTGCGCGAACGCGCACGAGTCGATCGGCTCCGCGCTCGACATCATCCGCTGGTGCGCCTCGATGGACAACTCGCTGTGGGGCATGGTCCAGGCCTCCGTGCTCGGCTACACCTTCACCGAGGGCACCAGGTCGCTCGCCGACGCGATCCGCGCCGACCTCGCCGGTGAGCTGCTGCTCTCCTCGCCGGTGCGCTCGGTCGTGCAGGACGACGCCGGCGTCACGGTGACCTACGACGGGGGCGTCGCCACCGCCGGGCGGGTGCTGGTGACGGTGCCGATCGGCGTACTCAAGGACATCGCGTGGGAGCCCGCACTGCCCGCCGACAAGCTCGCCGCCTCGCAGGAGAACCACGCCGGGCAGGGCCAGAAGGTCTGGGCGCTGGCGACCGGCGTACCCGACGACATCAGCGGCTACGGCTGGGGCACCTCCTTCGACTATGTCGGCGCCATGCACGACTCGCCCCAGGGCACCGTGCTGGTCTGCTTCGCGCCCGAGCACGACCGGGTCGACGCGAGCGACCTGGCCGACGTGCAGCGCGCCGTCCGCGAGTACGCGCCGGACGCCGTCGTCGTCGACGCGGCCAGCCACGACTGGGTGCACGACGAGTTCTCCTACGGCACCTGGGCGACCTTCCGGGCCGGCCAGTTCGCGAAGTACGAGCAGGCGTTGGCCCGTCCCGAGGGCCGCGTCCACTTCACCGGCTCCCACACCGCGACTCGCTGGCGCGCCTTCATTGACGGCGCGATCGAGTCGGGGAAGCGTGGAGCCAACGAGATCATCGAGAGCCAGGGAGGCGCAGCATGA